The following coding sequences are from one Oncorhynchus kisutch isolate 150728-3 linkage group LG23, Okis_V2, whole genome shotgun sequence window:
- the rab36 gene encoding ras-related protein Rab-36, producing the protein MQEMRNGMMHFPPPVSRDRVISKFPKCYTPQACLQIKEDWDAKAACKERTDRHQGWDRLKMSKAVVVGDLNVGKTCLINRFCKDVFDRDYKATIGVDFEIERFELSGAPFSLQIWDTAGQEKFKCIASAYYRGAQVIITVFDMADIKSLEHSWQWLDEAMRENEPGSCSVFLVGTKSDLLAPEERQRTERDAIKIATKMKAEFWSVSAKTGENVQGFFFRVASLAFEDSVLKDMEKGITSTRIGGGDSIKSDRANLEEPQSRAVNTNCC; encoded by the exons ATGCAGGAGATGAGGAACGGGATGATGCACTTCCCACCACCTGTGAGCAGAGACCGGGTCATATCCAAGTTCCCAAAG TGTTATACTCCACAGGCCTGTCTGCAGATTAAGGAGGATTGGGATGCCAAGGCTGCCTGCAAAGAAAGAACTGACAGGCATCAGGG ATGGGACAGACTGAAGATGTCCAAAGCAGTGGTTGTTGGTGACCTTAATGTGGGCAAGACCTGCCTAATAAACCG GTTCTGCAAAGATGTATTTGACAGAGACTACAAGGCTACCATAGGAGTGGACTTTGAGATTGAGAGGTTTGAGCTCTCAGGAGCTCCATTCTCCCTTCAGAT CTGGGACACAGCTGGCCAGGAAAAATTCAAATGCATCGCTTCAGCATACTACAGAGGAGCTCAGG TGATAATCACAGTATTTGACATGGCAGACATTAAGAGCTTGGAGCACTCATG GCAGTGGTTAGATGAGGCCATGAGGGAGAATGAACCTGGCTCCTGTTCTGTTTTCCTGGTCGGAACCAAGAGTGACCTACTT GCTCCAGAGGAGCGCCAGAGGACTGAGAGAGACGCCATCAAGATAGCAACTAAAATGAAAGCTGAGTTTTGGTCTGTTTCGGCCAAGACAG GGGAGAACGTGCAGGGGTTCTTCTTCCGGGTGGCATCTCTGGCCTTTGAAGACTCTGTACTGAAGGACATGGAGAAAGGGATCACCTCCACTCgaataggaggaggagacagCATTA AATCTGACAGAGCCAACCTGGAGGAGCCCCAGTCCAGAGCAGTGAATACGAATTGCTGctga